A window from Nocardioides mesophilus encodes these proteins:
- a CDS encoding heme o synthase — MPVPDPEVRVTAVDPHVSLRTQEGARATPPRLRDVVMAYVGLTKPRIIELLLLTTVPVMFLAQRGVPPLGLVVATVVGGTLSAGSANALNCVYDADIDERMRRTRRRALPRHLVSQRAALVFGLMLGVVSTVMLGLLVNWLSAGLALAANVFYVVGYTMILKRRTTQNIVWGGAAGCFPALIGWTAVTGELAWAPVVLFLVVFFWTPPHFWALAIRYREDYAAAEVPMLPVVAGARTVARQITGYSYVMVATSLLLWPVAGTGWFYPTVAVVLGAAFLVESHLLLRRAAVSDDVVDLKPMRLFHWSNMYLSLLFVGVALDPLLTR, encoded by the coding sequence ATGCCCGTCCCCGACCCCGAGGTTCGTGTGACCGCCGTCGATCCCCACGTCTCACTCCGGACGCAGGAGGGTGCGCGCGCGACGCCGCCTCGTCTGCGCGACGTGGTGATGGCGTACGTCGGCCTCACCAAGCCGCGGATCATCGAGCTGCTCCTGCTGACCACCGTGCCGGTGATGTTCCTCGCCCAGCGTGGCGTGCCGCCGCTGGGGCTCGTGGTGGCGACCGTCGTCGGCGGCACCCTCTCGGCCGGCAGCGCCAACGCCCTCAACTGCGTCTACGACGCCGACATCGACGAGCGGATGCGCCGCACCCGTCGCCGGGCGCTCCCGCGGCACCTGGTGTCGCAACGCGCGGCGCTCGTGTTCGGGCTGATGCTCGGCGTGGTCTCCACGGTGATGCTCGGGCTGCTCGTGAACTGGCTCTCCGCCGGCCTGGCGCTGGCGGCGAACGTCTTCTACGTCGTCGGCTACACGATGATCCTCAAGCGCCGCACCACCCAGAACATCGTCTGGGGAGGGGCCGCGGGCTGCTTCCCGGCGCTGATCGGGTGGACCGCGGTCACCGGCGAGCTGGCCTGGGCCCCGGTCGTGCTGTTCCTGGTGGTGTTCTTCTGGACGCCGCCCCACTTCTGGGCGCTGGCGATCCGGTACCGCGAGGACTACGCGGCCGCCGAGGTGCCGATGCTGCCGGTGGTCGCGGGCGCGCGCACCGTGGCCCGCCAGATCACCGGGTACTCCTACGTGATGGTGGCGACCTCTCTGCTGCTGTGGCCGGTGGCCGGCACCGGCTGGTTCTACCCCACGGTCGCGGTGGTGCTGGGTGCCGCGTTCCTCGTCGAGTCGCACCTGCTGCTGCGCCGGGCCGCGGTCAGCGACGACGTCGTGGACCTCAAGCCGATGCGGCTGTTCCACTGGTCGAACATGTACCTCTCGCTGCTGTTCGTGGGCGTCGCCCTCGACCCGCTGCTCACCCGGTGA
- a CDS encoding helix-turn-helix transcriptional regulator → MTGTPVDEAPTRERVARSILELGPSTAAVLADRLDLTPAAVRRHLDHLSDEGAVEAREPRPNAARGRGRPAKVFALTELGRDRFDQQYDDLAAQALRFLAETGGEDAVMSFARRRVAGLESRYAEIMAADPEGSPSEALAQALTQGGYAASIRTSPVGEQLCQQHCPVAHVAHEFPQLCEAETEVISKVLGRHVQRLATIAHGDGVCTTCIPAPPGTIPAAGATGQLAAPAPTTAPHPTTERLTTR, encoded by the coding sequence ATGACCGGAACCCCGGTCGACGAGGCTCCGACCCGGGAGCGCGTGGCCCGGTCGATCCTCGAGTTGGGCCCGAGCACGGCGGCCGTCCTCGCGGACCGGCTCGACCTCACGCCCGCCGCCGTCCGGCGGCACCTGGACCACCTCAGCGACGAGGGCGCCGTGGAGGCCCGTGAGCCGCGGCCCAACGCCGCCCGGGGACGCGGCCGTCCGGCCAAGGTCTTCGCGCTCACCGAGCTCGGCCGCGACCGCTTCGACCAGCAGTACGACGACCTCGCCGCCCAGGCGCTGCGTTTCCTCGCCGAGACCGGTGGGGAGGACGCGGTCATGTCCTTCGCGCGGCGTCGCGTCGCCGGGCTGGAGTCCCGCTACGCCGAGATCATGGCGGCCGACCCGGAGGGCTCCCCGTCCGAGGCGCTGGCGCAGGCGCTCACCCAGGGCGGGTACGCCGCCTCGATCCGCACGAGCCCGGTGGGCGAGCAGCTGTGCCAGCAGCACTGCCCGGTCGCCCACGTGGCCCACGAGTTCCCCCAGCTGTGCGAGGCCGAGACCGAGGTCATCAGCAAGGTCCTCGGCCGGCACGTCCAACGCCTGGCCACGATCGCCCACGGCGACGGGGTCTGCACCACCTGCATTCCCGCACCACCCGGAACCATCCCGGCGGCCGGGGCGACAGGGCAGCTCGCTGCCCCCGCTCCCACGACCGCTCCGCACCCCACCACCGAGAGGCTGACGACGCGATGA
- a CDS encoding NUDIX hydrolase, producing MTPSPPARLATLTHGPVPAAGGSGGAAVERRAVRAVVLDGEWLLLLQTARGAVKFPGGGVEPGESDEQALRREVREECGLEVTAVLDDLGTIVEVAAARPQDGAATFRMTSRYLRCRVGRDQEAPGLSPDEQALGLRTVRMTVAQALAANAPFAADGSADGNHRFTVRESLALQWLAEAPR from the coding sequence GTGACCCCGAGTCCCCCTGCGCGGCTGGCCACGCTGACCCACGGTCCGGTCCCCGCCGCGGGCGGCTCCGGTGGCGCTGCTGTCGAGCGCCGTGCGGTCCGTGCCGTCGTCCTGGACGGGGAGTGGCTGCTGCTCCTGCAGACCGCCCGCGGCGCCGTGAAGTTCCCCGGCGGCGGCGTGGAGCCGGGGGAGAGCGACGAGCAGGCGCTGCGCCGCGAGGTGCGCGAGGAGTGCGGGCTCGAGGTCACCGCGGTCCTCGATGACCTGGGCACGATCGTGGAGGTCGCGGCGGCCCGCCCCCAGGACGGGGCCGCCACCTTCCGGATGACGTCGCGCTACCTGCGCTGCCGGGTCGGCCGGGACCAGGAGGCTCCCGGGCTGAGCCCCGACGAGCAGGCTCTGGGCCTGCGGACGGTCCGGATGACGGTGGCCCAGGCGCTCGCCGCGAACGCGCCGTTCGCCGCCGACGGCAGCGCGGACGGCAACCACCGCTTCACCGTGCGCGAGTCACTCGCCCTGCAGTGGCTGGCCGAGGCGCCCCGGTAG
- a CDS encoding ABC transporter permease: MSGSFAPRPGAAPLSQMVRAQVRMETRLLLRNGEQLLLAVVIPLIVLVGGVLAADRFDLSLSHRPVDLLTPGVLALAVMSTSFTALAIATGFERRYGVLKRLGASPLPRSGLLMGKVGALLLVELLQAVVIGGAGLLMGWRPEITVPGLAGALAVALLGTAAFASLGLLLAGTLRAEATLAAANLVYLLLMAGGGVVLPTTSYGGSGLLDGALTALPSGALGDGMRTAFIDGGFPLVPLAVLAAWSALGTYLTARTFRWE, translated from the coding sequence ATGAGCGGCTCGTTCGCGCCGCGGCCGGGCGCCGCGCCGCTGTCGCAGATGGTCCGGGCGCAGGTGCGCATGGAGACCCGGCTGCTGCTGCGCAACGGCGAGCAGCTGCTGCTCGCCGTGGTGATCCCGCTGATCGTCCTGGTCGGTGGCGTGCTGGCAGCCGACCGGTTCGACCTGTCGCTCTCGCACCGCCCGGTCGACCTGCTCACCCCCGGGGTGCTCGCGCTGGCGGTGATGTCCACGAGCTTCACCGCGCTCGCGATCGCGACCGGGTTCGAGCGGCGCTACGGCGTCCTGAAGCGGCTGGGCGCCTCACCACTGCCCCGTTCCGGCCTGCTGATGGGCAAGGTCGGCGCGTTGCTGCTCGTCGAGCTGCTGCAGGCGGTGGTGATCGGCGGCGCCGGCCTGCTGATGGGCTGGCGGCCGGAGATCACCGTCCCGGGCCTCGCCGGGGCGCTGGCGGTCGCGCTGCTCGGCACCGCCGCCTTCGCCTCGCTGGGGCTGCTGCTGGCCGGCACGCTGCGCGCCGAGGCCACCCTGGCCGCCGCCAACCTGGTCTACCTCCTGCTGATGGCCGGCGGCGGCGTGGTGCTGCCGACGACGTCGTACGGCGGCAGCGGGCTCCTCGACGGCGCGCTCACCGCGCTGCCCTCGGGCGCTCTCGGGGACGGGATGCGCACCGCGTTCATCGACGGCGGCTTCCCACTGGTGCCGCTCGCGGTGCTCGCCGCGTGGTCGGCGCTCGGCACCTACCTCACCGCCCGGACGTTCCGATGGGAGTGA
- a CDS encoding COX15/CtaA family protein, with protein sequence MTETGRERAAPPAWTVRWLRPAAIASLVVNVLIVVTGGVVRLTGSGLGCPTWPRCTDQSFVPHRELGIHGAIEFGNRMVTFLLAAVAIATLVVAWRHGRRSLTRLAFVLALGVPAQAVVGGITVLTDLNPWIVAFHLLVSLAMIGVSVVLLRRLDEGDGPAEPLVAGGIVRLVQTTFVVGWVVLYVGTVVTGSGPHAGDLDARRNGLDPRALSQLHTDVVFLLLGLSIATVLVLRAVNAPRLARRAALTLVAVELAQGVVGFVQYFLDLPIGLVALHLLGAALTSAALAWLLVSVREHSHTGAPVVAGSSS encoded by the coding sequence ATGACCGAGACCGGACGCGAGCGCGCCGCGCCGCCCGCGTGGACCGTCCGCTGGCTGCGGCCGGCGGCGATCGCCTCGCTGGTGGTGAACGTGCTGATCGTCGTCACCGGCGGGGTCGTCCGGCTCACCGGGTCGGGCCTCGGCTGCCCGACGTGGCCCCGGTGCACCGACCAGTCCTTCGTGCCGCACCGCGAGCTCGGGATTCACGGCGCGATCGAGTTCGGCAACCGGATGGTGACCTTCCTGCTGGCCGCGGTGGCCATCGCCACGCTGGTGGTGGCCTGGCGGCACGGGCGGCGCAGCCTGACCCGGCTGGCGTTCGTGCTGGCGCTCGGCGTGCCCGCCCAGGCGGTCGTCGGCGGGATCACGGTGCTGACCGACCTCAACCCCTGGATCGTCGCGTTCCACCTGCTCGTGTCGCTGGCGATGATCGGGGTCAGCGTGGTGCTGCTGCGGCGGCTCGACGAGGGTGACGGGCCGGCCGAGCCGTTGGTGGCCGGCGGCATCGTGCGGCTGGTGCAGACGACGTTCGTGGTCGGCTGGGTGGTGCTGTACGTCGGGACCGTGGTGACCGGCAGCGGGCCGCACGCCGGAGATCTCGACGCCCGGCGCAACGGCCTCGACCCGCGGGCGCTGAGCCAGCTGCACACCGACGTGGTGTTCCTCCTGCTCGGGCTGAGCATCGCCACGGTCCTCGTGCTGCGCGCCGTCAACGCTCCCCGGCTGGCCCGCCGGGCGGCGCTGACGCTGGTGGCGGTCGAGCTGGCGCAGGGCGTGGTCGGCTTCGTGCAGTACTTCCTGGACCTGCCCATCGGCCTGGTGGCGCTGCACCTGCTGGGGGCCGCGCTGACCTCGGCGGCCCTGGCATGGCTGCTGGTCAGCGTCCGCGAGCACTCGCACACCGGTGCGCCGGTGGTGGCCGGCTCGTCCAGCTGA
- the sufC gene encoding Fe-S cluster assembly ATPase SufC, translating to MATLEIRDLHVTVDTEHGPKEILKGVDLTIAGGQTHAIMGPNGSGKSTLAYSIAGHPKYTVTGGSVTLDGVDVLSMSVDERARAGLFLAMQYPVEVPGVSVSNFLRTAKTAIDGEAPKLRTWVKEVNASMQRMHMDTDMAQRSVNEGFSGGEKKRHEIVQLELLDPKVAVLDETDSGLDIDALKIVSEGVNRFRERGDRGVLLITHYTRILRYIKPDFVHVFVDGRIAEEGGPELADRLEAEGYDRFTNAAV from the coding sequence ATGGCAACTCTCGAGATCCGCGACCTGCACGTCACCGTCGACACCGAGCACGGCCCCAAGGAGATCCTCAAGGGGGTCGACCTCACGATCGCCGGGGGACAGACCCACGCGATCATGGGCCCGAACGGCTCCGGCAAGTCCACGCTGGCCTACTCGATCGCCGGCCACCCCAAGTACACCGTCACCGGCGGCAGCGTGACCCTCGACGGCGTCGACGTGCTGTCGATGTCGGTCGACGAGCGCGCCCGTGCCGGGCTCTTCCTCGCGATGCAGTACCCCGTCGAGGTGCCCGGCGTCTCGGTGTCGAACTTCCTGCGGACCGCCAAGACCGCGATCGACGGTGAGGCCCCCAAGCTCCGCACCTGGGTCAAGGAGGTCAACGCCTCTATGCAGCGCATGCACATGGACACCGACATGGCGCAGCGCTCGGTCAACGAGGGCTTCTCCGGCGGCGAGAAGAAGCGCCACGAGATCGTCCAGCTCGAGCTGCTCGACCCCAAGGTCGCCGTCCTCGACGAGACCGACTCCGGCCTCGACATCGACGCGCTGAAGATCGTCTCCGAGGGCGTGAACCGGTTCCGCGAGCGCGGCGACCGCGGCGTCCTGCTGATCACGCACTACACGCGCATCCTGCGCTACATCAAGCCCGACTTCGTGCACGTCTTCGTCGACGGCAGGATCGCCGAGGAGGGCGGCCCCGAGCTCGCCGACCGTCTCGAGGCCGAGGGCTACGACCGCTTCACCAACGCCGCGGTCTGA
- the sufD gene encoding Fe-S cluster assembly protein SufD, whose translation MTVTDTPNVAAALETADRGDKVASHLHPDGSWTVEDHPVPTGREEIWRFTPLKRLRGLHADAPFQASATACTWTAPDGVRVEGVDGEQARSLRGISGFVPSDRTSARVMSEVPSTLLVDVPADAEVTEPIVVTLAGSDPEVTEAGHIALRFGAHSRAVVVLVHEGSSSIAQVVEAQVGDGANVSVISIQDWADDAVHLSHQEALVGRDASYRHVAISFGGDLVRMNSNVRYAGPGGSAEMFGLYFADAGQHLEHRLFVDHNAPKTRSNVDYKGALQGQGAHSVWIGDVLIRKVAEGIETYESNRNLVLTDGCQADSVPNLEIETGEIEGAGHASTTGRFDDQQLFYLQARGIPEDEARRLVVHGFFADIVRKIGVPQIEERLMQTIETELEKNVGRPAVTVEEGA comes from the coding sequence TTGACTGTTACTGACACGCCGAACGTGGCGGCCGCCCTGGAGACCGCCGACCGCGGGGACAAGGTGGCCAGCCACCTGCACCCCGACGGCTCCTGGACGGTCGAGGACCACCCGGTCCCGACCGGCCGCGAGGAGATCTGGCGGTTCACCCCGCTCAAGCGGCTGCGCGGCCTGCACGCCGACGCCCCCTTCCAGGCCAGCGCCACGGCCTGCACCTGGACCGCCCCGGACGGCGTCCGGGTCGAGGGCGTCGACGGCGAGCAGGCCCGCTCGCTGCGCGGGATCAGCGGCTTCGTGCCCAGCGACCGCACCAGCGCCCGGGTGATGAGCGAGGTGCCCTCCACGCTGCTGGTCGACGTGCCGGCCGACGCCGAGGTCACGGAGCCGATCGTGGTGACGCTGGCCGGCAGCGACCCGGAGGTCACCGAGGCCGGGCACATCGCCCTGCGCTTCGGTGCCCACTCGCGCGCGGTGGTCGTGCTGGTGCACGAGGGCTCCTCGAGCATCGCGCAGGTCGTCGAGGCGCAGGTCGGCGACGGCGCCAACGTGTCGGTCATCTCGATCCAGGACTGGGCCGACGACGCGGTGCACCTGAGCCACCAGGAGGCCCTCGTCGGCCGCGACGCGAGCTACCGCCACGTCGCGATCTCCTTCGGCGGCGACCTGGTCCGGATGAACTCCAACGTCCGCTACGCCGGCCCCGGCGGGAGCGCCGAGATGTTCGGCCTCTACTTCGCCGACGCCGGCCAGCACCTCGAGCACCGGCTCTTCGTCGACCACAACGCACCCAAGACGCGGAGCAACGTGGACTACAAGGGCGCGCTGCAGGGACAGGGTGCGCACTCCGTGTGGATCGGCGACGTGCTGATCCGCAAGGTCGCCGAGGGCATCGAGACCTACGAGTCCAACCGCAACCTCGTGCTGACCGACGGCTGCCAGGCCGACTCGGTGCCGAACCTCGAGATCGAGACCGGCGAGATCGAGGGTGCCGGGCACGCCTCGACCACCGGCCGCTTCGACGACCAGCAGCTGTTCTACCTGCAGGCGCGGGGCATCCCCGAGGACGAGGCCCGCCGCCTGGTCGTGCACGGCTTCTTCGCCGACATCGTCCGCAAGATCGGTGTGCCCCAGATCGAGGAGCGCCTGATGCAGACCATCGAGACCGAGCTGGAGAAGAACGTCGGCCGTCCGGCCGTCACCGTCGAGGAGGGCGCATGA
- a CDS encoding non-heme iron oxygenase ferredoxin subunit, translating into MSFTRACALAEVAVDSSLAVNVDGVDVAVVRAGEDVFAIRDECSHAAVPLSEGDVEGCEIECWLHGSRFDLRTGKPSGPPATEPVPTYPVRVEGDDVLVDVSSPLVSE; encoded by the coding sequence ATGAGCTTCACCCGCGCCTGCGCCCTCGCCGAGGTCGCCGTCGACAGCTCGCTGGCCGTGAACGTGGACGGCGTGGACGTCGCCGTCGTCCGGGCCGGCGAGGACGTCTTCGCGATCCGCGACGAGTGCTCCCACGCCGCCGTACCCCTCTCCGAGGGCGACGTCGAGGGCTGCGAGATCGAGTGCTGGCTGCACGGCTCGCGCTTCGACCTGCGCACCGGCAAGCCCAGCGGCCCGCCGGCGACCGAGCCCGTCCCCACCTACCCGGTGCGAGTCGAGGGCGACGACGTCCTGGTCGACGTCAGCAGCCCCCTCGTCTCCGAGTGA
- the tkt gene encoding transketolase, translated as MDSVQKVGNGHPGTAMALAPVAYTLFQKVMRHNPADPDWAARDRFVLSAGHSSITLYTQLYLAGFGLELDDLKSLRTWGSKTPGHPEHGHTAGVETTTGPLGQGVGNAVGMAMAARRERGLLDPGAAEGESPFDHHVYVICSDGDLEEGVSAEASSLAGHQRLGNLTAIYDDNDISIEGDTDIAFSESVPDRYRAYGWHVQELDWTNGGKEYVEDVQALYDALEEARRVTDKPSFISLKTVIAWPAPHAQGTGKSHGSALGEEEVAATKKIMGFDPEQTFEVPADVLAHTRSAIERGQKAQQEWLGDFEAWAQRNPDGAALLQRLRTRTLPTGWTDALPSFEADPKGVATRKASGEVLSAIAPVLPELWGGSADLAESNNTTPKGQPSFIPEDRATKDFPGNPFGRVLHFGIREHAMGSIMNGITLHGGTRVYGGTFLVFSDYMRPAVRLAALMHLPVTYVWTHDSIGLGEDGPTHQPIEHLAALRAIPGLDVVRPADANETVAAWRTILEHTDRPAGLALTRQNVPTFPRGTDGFATTEGVAKGGYVLLDAEGGEADVVLVGTGSEVQIAVAAREQLAAKGVRARVVSMPCREWFDAQDQAYRDTVLPPSVRARVSVEAGVAQGWREVVGDTGRIVSIEHFGASADYATLYAEFGLTAEAVVLAAEDSIRATHV; from the coding sequence ATGGACTCGGTGCAGAAGGTGGGCAACGGCCACCCCGGTACGGCGATGGCCCTCGCGCCCGTCGCCTACACGCTGTTCCAGAAGGTGATGCGGCACAACCCCGCCGACCCCGACTGGGCGGCCCGGGACCGGTTCGTGCTCTCCGCCGGTCACAGCAGCATCACGCTCTACACGCAGCTCTACCTCGCCGGCTTCGGCCTCGAGCTCGACGACCTCAAGTCGTTGCGCACTTGGGGCAGCAAGACCCCGGGTCACCCCGAGCACGGCCACACCGCCGGCGTCGAGACCACGACCGGCCCGCTGGGCCAGGGCGTCGGCAACGCGGTCGGGATGGCGATGGCGGCGCGGCGCGAGCGCGGCCTCCTCGACCCCGGTGCCGCCGAGGGCGAGAGCCCGTTCGACCACCACGTCTACGTCATCTGCAGCGACGGCGACCTGGAGGAGGGCGTCAGCGCCGAGGCCTCCTCGCTCGCCGGCCACCAGCGGCTCGGCAACCTCACCGCGATCTACGACGACAACGACATCTCCATCGAGGGCGACACCGACATCGCCTTCAGCGAGAGCGTCCCGGACCGGTACCGCGCCTACGGCTGGCACGTGCAGGAGCTCGACTGGACCAACGGCGGCAAGGAGTACGTCGAGGACGTCCAGGCGCTCTACGACGCCCTCGAGGAGGCCCGGCGGGTCACCGACAAGCCGAGCTTCATCAGCCTCAAGACGGTGATCGCCTGGCCGGCCCCGCACGCGCAGGGCACCGGCAAGTCCCACGGCTCCGCCCTCGGCGAGGAGGAGGTGGCCGCCACCAAGAAGATCATGGGCTTCGACCCCGAGCAGACGTTCGAGGTGCCCGCGGACGTGCTGGCCCACACCCGCTCCGCGATCGAGCGCGGCCAGAAGGCCCAGCAGGAGTGGCTTGGCGACTTCGAGGCCTGGGCGCAGCGGAACCCCGACGGCGCCGCCCTCCTGCAGCGGCTGCGCACCCGCACCCTCCCGACCGGCTGGACCGACGCGCTGCCGTCCTTCGAGGCCGACCCGAAGGGCGTCGCCACCCGCAAGGCCTCGGGCGAGGTGCTCAGCGCCATCGCGCCGGTGCTGCCCGAGCTGTGGGGTGGCTCCGCCGACCTCGCCGAGTCCAACAACACCACGCCCAAGGGCCAGCCCTCGTTCATCCCCGAGGACCGCGCGACCAAGGACTTCCCCGGCAACCCGTTCGGCCGGGTGCTGCACTTCGGCATCCGCGAGCACGCCATGGGCTCGATCATGAACGGCATCACCCTGCACGGCGGCACCCGTGTGTACGGCGGCACGTTCCTCGTCTTCTCCGACTACATGCGCCCGGCCGTGCGTCTCGCGGCGCTCATGCACCTGCCGGTGACCTACGTGTGGACCCACGACTCGATCGGTCTCGGCGAGGACGGGCCCACCCACCAGCCGATCGAGCACCTGGCCGCGCTGCGCGCGATCCCCGGCCTCGACGTGGTCCGTCCGGCGGACGCCAACGAGACGGTCGCCGCCTGGCGGACGATCCTGGAGCACACCGACCGCCCGGCCGGCCTCGCGCTGACCCGGCAGAACGTGCCGACCTTCCCGCGCGGCACCGACGGCTTCGCCACCACCGAGGGCGTGGCGAAGGGCGGCTACGTGCTCCTCGACGCCGAGGGCGGCGAGGCCGACGTGGTCCTGGTCGGCACCGGCTCCGAGGTCCAGATCGCGGTGGCCGCCCGCGAGCAGCTCGCCGCCAAGGGCGTGCGCGCCCGCGTCGTCTCGATGCCGTGCCGGGAGTGGTTCGACGCGCAGGACCAGGCCTACCGCGACACCGTGCTGCCGCCGTCGGTGCGGGCCCGGGTCAGCGTCGAGGCTGGCGTCGCCCAGGGCTGGCGCGAGGTCGTCGGCGACACCGGCCGGATCGTCTCGATCGAGCACTTCGGCGCGTCGGCCGACTACGCCACGCTGTACGCCGAGTTCGGCCTCACCGCCGAGGCGGTCGTCCTCGCCGCCGAGGACAGCATCCGCGCCACCCACGTCTGA
- the sufB gene encoding Fe-S cluster assembly protein SufB, producing the protein MTTIEQMNPELEGLGRYQFGWSDKDDAGSTAQRGLSEDVVRDISSKKSEPQWMLDLRLKGLKLFQRKPMPAWGADLGGIDFDNIKYFVRSTEKQAATWDDLPEDIKNTYDRLGIPEAEKQRLVSGVAAQYESEVVYHAIREDLEEQGVIFVDTDTALREHEDLLKEYFGTVIPVGDNKFSALNTSVWSGGSFIYVPKGVHVDIPLQAYFRINTENMGQFERTLIIVDEDAYVHYVEGCTAPIYSSDSLHSAVVEIIVKKGARCRYTTIQNWSNNVYNLVTKRATCEAGATMEWVDGNIGSKVTMKYPAIYLMGEHARGETLSIAFAGEGQHQDAGAKMVHAAPNTSSSIISKSVARGGGRTSYRGLIQVNEGAEHSSSIVKCDALLVDQISRSDTYPYVDVREDDVSMAHEATVSKVSDDQLFYLMSRGMEEDEAMAMIVRGFVEPIAKELPMEYALELNRLIELQMEGAVG; encoded by the coding sequence ATGACGACGATCGAGCAGATGAACCCCGAGCTCGAGGGCCTGGGCCGCTACCAGTTCGGCTGGTCCGACAAGGACGACGCGGGCTCCACCGCGCAGCGCGGCCTCAGCGAGGACGTCGTGCGCGACATCTCCTCGAAGAAGAGCGAGCCCCAGTGGATGCTCGACCTGCGCCTGAAGGGCCTCAAGCTCTTCCAGCGCAAGCCGATGCCGGCGTGGGGCGCCGACCTGGGCGGCATCGACTTCGACAACATCAAGTACTTCGTCCGCTCCACCGAGAAGCAGGCCGCGACCTGGGACGACCTCCCCGAGGACATCAAGAACACCTACGACCGGCTCGGCATCCCCGAGGCGGAGAAGCAGCGTCTGGTCTCCGGCGTCGCCGCGCAGTACGAGTCCGAGGTGGTCTACCACGCGATCCGCGAGGACCTCGAGGAGCAGGGCGTCATCTTCGTCGACACCGACACCGCGCTGCGCGAGCACGAGGACCTCCTCAAGGAGTACTTCGGCACCGTCATCCCGGTCGGCGACAACAAGTTCTCCGCGCTGAACACCTCGGTGTGGTCCGGCGGCTCGTTCATCTACGTGCCCAAGGGCGTCCACGTGGACATCCCGCTGCAGGCCTACTTCCGGATCAACACCGAGAACATGGGCCAGTTCGAGCGCACGCTGATCATCGTCGACGAGGACGCCTACGTGCACTACGTCGAGGGCTGCACCGCGCCGATCTACTCCTCGGACTCGCTGCACTCCGCGGTCGTCGAGATCATCGTGAAGAAGGGCGCGCGCTGCCGCTACACGACGATCCAGAACTGGTCGAACAACGTCTACAACCTGGTGACCAAGCGCGCGACCTGCGAGGCCGGCGCCACCATGGAGTGGGTCGACGGCAACATCGGCTCCAAGGTCACGATGAAGTACCCCGCCATCTACCTCATGGGTGAGCACGCCCGGGGCGAGACGCTGTCGATCGCCTTCGCCGGCGAGGGCCAGCACCAGGACGCCGGCGCCAAGATGGTGCACGCCGCGCCGAACACCTCGAGCTCGATCATCTCCAAGTCGGTGGCGCGCGGCGGCGGTCGTACGTCGTACCGCGGGCTCATCCAGGTCAACGAGGGCGCCGAGCACTCCTCCAGCATCGTGAAGTGCGACGCGCTGCTCGTCGACCAGATCAGCCGCTCCGACACCTACCCCTACGTCGACGTCCGCGAGGACGACGTGTCGATGGCCCACGAGGCGACGGTCTCCAAGGTCTCCGACGACCAGCTCTTCTACCTGATGAGCCGGGGCATGGAGGAGGACGAGGCGATGGCGATGATCGTCCGCGGGTTCGTGGAGCCGATCGCCAAGGAGCTCCCGATGGAGTACGCCCTCGAGCTCAACCGGCTCATCGAGCTGCAGATGGAGGGCGCGGTCGGCTGA
- a CDS encoding ABC transporter ATP-binding protein has translation MNTPAPTAGATAPAVVIEGLQMRYGDTVAVDGLSLEVARGSVTAVLGPNGAGKTTTLETCEGYRRPQRGTVRVLGLDPTAQRRDLLPRIGVMLQDGGAWSGVRAVEMLEHVASLHAHPLPVPLLVERLGLGSCGRTPYRRLSGGQQQRLGLAMAVVGRPELVFVDEPTAGMDPQARRDTWDLLEEMRADGVTIVLTTHYMDEAERLADTVHVIDHGRLIATGSPFELTRGTGHSTIRLVVTEPFPPDAPASLQLALGVDTVVRAINAHSLLISGPADASTLATVSAWCEQHGVLPESLALGQRTLEDVFLQITGRELAT, from the coding sequence GTGAACACGCCCGCCCCGACCGCCGGGGCCACCGCCCCCGCGGTGGTGATCGAGGGGCTGCAGATGCGCTACGGCGACACCGTCGCCGTCGACGGGCTCTCCCTGGAGGTCGCCCGCGGCTCGGTGACCGCCGTGCTGGGACCCAACGGGGCCGGCAAGACCACCACGCTCGAGACCTGCGAGGGCTACCGGCGGCCGCAGCGCGGCACCGTCCGGGTCCTCGGTCTCGACCCGACCGCCCAGCGCCGCGACCTGCTCCCCCGGATCGGGGTGATGCTGCAGGACGGCGGCGCCTGGTCGGGCGTGCGGGCCGTGGAGATGCTCGAGCACGTCGCGTCGCTGCACGCGCACCCCCTGCCGGTGCCGCTGCTGGTCGAGCGCCTCGGTCTCGGCTCGTGCGGCCGGACGCCGTACCGGCGCCTCTCCGGCGGCCAGCAGCAACGCCTCGGCCTGGCGATGGCCGTGGTCGGGCGACCGGAGCTGGTCTTCGTCGACGAGCCGACCGCCGGGATGGACCCGCAGGCGCGGCGCGACACCTGGGACCTCCTGGAGGAGATGCGGGCCGACGGGGTGACGATCGTGCTGACCACCCACTACATGGACGAGGCCGAGCGGCTGGCCGACACCGTGCACGTGATCGACCACGGCCGGCTGATCGCGACCGGGAGCCCGTTCGAGCTCACCCGCGGCACCGGCCACAGCACGATCCGGCTGGTCGTCACCGAGCCGTTCCCCCCGGACGCGCCCGCGTCGCTGCAGCTGGCACTGGGCGTGGACACCGTGGTCCGGGCGATCAACGCGCACAGCCTGCTGATCAGCGGACCCGCGGACGCCTCGACGCTGGCGACCGTCTCCGCCTGGTGCGAGCAGCACGGCGTGCTGCCGGAGTCGCTGGCGCTGGGCCAGCGGACCCTCGAGGACGTCTTCCTCCAGATCACCGGTCGGGAGCTGGCCACATGA